TTGGCAGGGATACCCGAATTTCCGGTCATATGCTTGAAGGAGCCCTTGTTGCTGGTCTTTTATCAATCGGAGCAGAAGTCATGCGCTTAGGTGTTATTTCTACACCAGGGGTTGCTTATCTTACGAAGGCGCTAAGTTCCGAAGCTGGTGTTATGATTTCAGCATCGCATAATCCGGTTGAGGATAATGGGATTAAATTCTTTGGACCAGATGGCTTCAAGTTGTCAGATGCACAAGAAAATGAAATTGAGGCATTAATGGATTTATCAGATGATACACTTCCAAGACCAGTGGGAGAAAACCTTGGCCACGTAAATGATTATTTTGAAGGCGGCCAGAAATATTTGCAATATCTAAAACAAACAATTGATGAGGACTTCACAGGTATACATATAGCTCTTGATTGTGCACATGGAGCAACGTCATCCTTGGCAACCCATTTATTTGCGGACCTTGATGCTGATATCTCAACCATGGGAGCATCTCCAAATGGACTGAATATCAATAAAGGAGTTGGGTCAACACATCCTGAAGCACTTTCAGCCTTTTTACTCGAAAAAGGGGCCAGTATCGGGTTAGCATTTGATGGTGACGGTGACCGGTTAATTGCCATTGATGAAAAAGGACAGATTGTCGATGGTGACCAAATCATGTACATCTGTGCACGATATATGAATGATCATAACCTTCTTAAGCATGGAACGGTCGTATCAACAGTAATGAGTAACCTTGGCTTCTATAAAGGGACTGAGGAGCATGGAATTAAAAGCATCCAAACGGCAGTCGGCGATCGCTATGTAGTAGAAGAAATGAAAAAAGGCGGATATAATTTAGGCGGCGAACAATCAGGCCATATTATTTTCCTTGATCACATCACCACTGGTGATGGTCTGTTAACTGGCTTACAGTTGGTAAACATCATGAATATGACGAAAAAGTCACTTTCTGAGCTTGCAGGCGAAATGAAAAAGTTCCCGCAAAAGCTTGTGAATATTCGTGTTACAGATAAACATGGTGTAACTGAAAATGAAAAGGTTCATGCGATTATCAGCGAGGTGGAAGCTGAGATGAATGGAAATGGACGAATTTTGGTCCGTCCTTCAGGAACAGAACCATTAGTACGAGTGATGGCAGAAGCTCCAACGGCTGATCAATGTGAAACATATGTTGATCGTATCGCCGCTGTTGTAAAAGAAGAAATGGGTTTAGCTGAGTAAAAAAGACCTAATATAAAAAAACAAATATGCATAAGAGGAACGCTTTTTTCCTCTTATGCATATTTTTATAACTAGATCAGTTTTAACTGATTTGATATATATGCGCGATTAAAGGAATATTAAATTGACGGAAAGACCATTATGGGTTATGATAATCCTGTTTTAACATCCATTTTTTCAAGAAATGGGTATTTAAATGGAAAGGAAGGGCAAGTAGTAGATTCAAACAAAGCGCCTGAACTAAGCGTACGGTTTTAAAGGCTTAGTTGACGAGGAGGAGGTTTATCGATATTTCGGCGGATACCTCCCGGCTGAACGTGTACAGCCGCAGGAACCTTGACCTTAAAACAGCGTGGCAACGCGCTGCACAAAGGGTGAGGGATACACATATAAAAATATAAGAGACAAGGGGGCAGGAGTGCCCCCGTGCATTCCTGTTCCCTTGCTTAGACGGAGGAACGGATTTATGTGTGGAATTGTTGGATATATCGGTAATACGGATGCAAAGGAAATTTTGTTAAAAGGATTGGAAAAGCTAGAATATAGAGGATACGATTCTGCAGGAATAGCAGTTGTAACTGAATCTGGTGTTCAAGTATTTAAGGAAAAAGGCCGGATTGCTGATCTTCGCAGTGTTGTAGATGAAACAGTTCTAGCTCACACAGGAATTGGCCATACTAGATGGGCAACTCATGGTGTGCCAAGCCATAACAATGCACATCCGCATCAGAGTACATCAGGTCGTTTGACCCTGGTGCATAATGGTGTAATTGAAAACTATTTAGGTCTTAAACGTGAGTATCTAGAGGACGTTACGTTTGCTAGTGATACAGATACTGAAGTCATTGTTATGCTTATTGAGAAGTTTGTGAATGATGGTCTTACAGTAGAAGCGGCTTTCCGTAAAACGTTAAAGCTGTTAAAAGGATCATATGCACTCGCTTTATTGGATAATCAAAATGAAGATGTAATCTTCGTTGCTAAGAATAAGAGTCCATTATTAGTAGGTGTTGGTTCTGATTTTAACGTAGTGGCTTCCGATGCAATGGCGATGATACAAGTGACTGATCAGTATTTGGAAATCATGGATAAAGAAATGGTTTTCGTTTCAAAAGAAAAGGTAACGATTAAAAACCTAGAAGGGGAAGAAATTCTCCGTGCACCATATACAGCTGAAATCGATGCTAGTGATATCGAAAAAGGCACATATCCGCATTATATGCTGAAAGAAATTGACGAACAGCCGCTGGTTATTCGTAAAATAGTTCAAGCGTATCAAAATGAGGAAGGCAAGCTGACGATTGATTATAATATTTCAGAAGCTGTTAGTGAAGCTGACCGCGTGTATATTGTTGCGTGTGGAACGAGTTATCATGCTGGTTTAATCGGTAAGCAGTTCATTGAAAAAATGGCTAAGATTCCAGTCGAGGTCCATGTGGCGTCTGAATTTGTTTACAACATGCCGATACTTTCGGAAAAGCCGCTGTTCATTTTCATTTCTCAAAGTGGAGAAACTGCAGACAGCCGTGCCGTGCTTGTAGCAATTAAAGAACTTGGTTATAAATCATTAACGATTACGAATGTACAGGGTTCTACGCTTTCTCGTGAAGCAGACTTTACCATGCTGCTGCATGCAGGTCCAGAAATAGCTGTAGCATCTACAAAAGCATATACAGCTCAAATTGCCGTACTTGGTATCCTTGCTAACGTAGTTGCAGAATTCCGTGAGCAACAAGTTGATTTTGATCTAGTCAAAGAGCTAGGGATTATCGCTACGGTTATGGAAGCATTATGTGATTCCAAGGAACAATTTGAGGAAATTGCTCGTGAGTATCTTGCTGTAACACGTAACTGTTTCTTTATCGGCCGCTCTCTTGATTATTATGTTGGCTTAGAAGGGGCACTAAAGCTTAAAGAGATCTCGTACATCCAAGCAGAAGGATTTGCTGGCGGCGAACTCAAACATGGTACAATTGCGCTGATTGAAGAAGGAACACCAATTATTGCAATATCCACTCAAAATGAGGTAAACCTTAGCATACGAGGCAACGTAAAAGAAGTCGTAGCTCGTGGTGCGAATCCATGTATTATTGCCATGAAAGGTCTGGAAGAAGAAGACGATCGTTTTGTCATTCCAGAAGTTCATGAACTCTTATCACCTCTTGTCTCAGTAATACCGCTTCAACTAATTGCTTATTATGCAGCGCTGCAACGCGAATGTGACGTTGATAAGCCGCGTAACCTGGCAAAGAGTGTAACTGTCGAGTAAGAACTATATAAAAAAGAAGAACCGAAATCTCCTATTCTAGTAAATAGGGGGTTTCGGTTTTTCTTATTGATAAATTCCATTTTATTGGAAAACGGGTAATAAAGGAATCGGCCAATTTATGTTAAACTATAAAGAAGAGAAAGAATAAATAGGGAAAAGGTGAATGATAATGGATGTGCGGTTTCCAATTGGAGAATTACAAGTTCCTGAAAAAGTGACAGCAGAAAGTCTTCATGGATGGCTAAAGGAAATTGAGTCTTACGTAAGTAAATTAAGGGAAACGGTCAATTCATTAAGTGATGAGGAGTTAAGCAAAACATATCGAGAAGGCAGCTGGACCGTTCGTCAGCTAGTGCATCATATTGCAGATTCTCAGTTGAACATGTATCAACGATTGAAGCTGGCTTTAACAGACGAGAATCCAACTGTACCCGCTTTTGACGAAGAAAAGTGGGCAGTTCAACCGGATACAGAACTTCCAATTGAAAGTTCTATTAAAATGCTGGAAGGTTTAAATGAGCGGATTGTTTCTTTAGGACATAGGTTAACGGAAGAGCAATTAGAGCGAACCTTTACTCACCAAGTAAATGGGGAAGTAACAGTTGCAAAAAAAATTGCCAAATTAGCTTGGCACGAAGAGCACCACTTAGCTCATATAAAAATTGCATTATCAAATTAATAGTATGCAGGGAGTTGGCCTATTATTGAAATCGTTAGGTCAACTTTAAAAGTAAGGAATAGTACTTACTACAGGAACATAATCTAAATGATAACTCTAACTTCGTTGTTTAGGGGAAATTCCCTTGAAAGTATGGAAGGCTAATATACACCTTTAGTCATCCAAATAAAGATTGTACTAAACCGCATATATAATGAAAAATGGACAATAGGCTTTCACTTATTGTCTTTTTTATCGTATCTAAAGTAATGTCCAAGAGTATGAAAACAATAAGTTTGCTATTGTTGAATAAAAAGGAATAAAGTGTTAATATAAACAGCTGATTGTTATATTATAGATACTATCGTTTTAGGAGGTTGTTACATTAAGTTACTACTAGTGAGAACAAGGTCGGGCATAAAGCTAGTATAAATAAAAGTCTTTTACACTATAAGGCTTTCTTTTTTTATGTGGTAAATACTATACAAATAGAATTGATGGAGGATTTATGAGTAATTTATATGAAAAGCGCAATAAAATTGTGCTTCCATTTTTAATCGCAGCTTTTTTCGGTCTTTTTAATGAAACAGCTTTAAATATGGCGTTTGTTGAGATTGCCAAAGATTTTGGTATTGAAACATCTACCGTACAATGGCTTACAACTGGCTATTTATTAGTACTGGGTATTTTTGTTCCTGTTTCTTCTTTCTTAATGCAGCGCTTTACAACACGCCAATTATTCGCAGCTTCACTAACTCTATCAGTGATTGGAACGTTTATTGCAGCTATTGCACCAAACTTTGCTGTATTGTTGATTGCCCGGGTTGTGCAGGCGCTTGGTACTGCAATTGTTTTACCTCTCATGACAACCGTTGTTTTACTTGTTTATCCCGCTGCAAAACGAGGAGCTGCAATGGGTAAAATCGGTTTAGTCATTGTCTTTGCACCAGCGATAGGTCCAACGCTTTCCGGCATTATTTTAGAGCAGCTTTCATGGCACTTTATTTTTTGGGTGACATTACCATTCTTGCTGATTGCCTTATTCGTTGGTATGCGTTTTATTGAAAACGTGAGTGAAGTACGCCCGACGAAGCTTGATTTCATTTCTTTTTTACTTTCGACAATTGGTTTTGGCGGCGTCGTATACGGCTTCAGTATTTCGGGTGAAAGGGGGACATTTTTAACAACGGAAGTATATATTGCAGTAGGTGTTGGACTTGCCGCACTTATAATCTTTACGATCCGTCAGCTTAAATTGGAAACACCTATGTTAAATGTCCGAGTCTTTAAATATCCAATGTTCACATTAGGTGTCATTATTATCTTGGCGGTTATGATGACGTTATTATCTGTTATGGTGTTACTACCTATTTATCTGCAAAATGCGCTAATGCTGGCTCCAATGGCCGCTGGCTTACTTTTGCTGCCAGGCGGTGTGGTCAACGCGTTCATGTCCGTTGTGGCTGGGAATTTATTTGATAAATTCGGACCAAAATGGATGGTGCTAAGCGGAATGCTGTTAGCCATTATCAGTTTACTCTTTTTACGTATGATTGATCTGGATACAACAAGTATCTATATAATAATGATGCATGTTATTTTATTGATTGGTATTTCATTTATTATGATGCCTGCTCAAACGAACGGGTTAAATGAGTTGCCGCGTGAATTATATACAGATGGTTCAGCGGTTATGAATACCTTACAACAAGTAGCTGGTGCAATTGGTACAGCGGTAGCGGTTACCATTATGTCAATTACACAAAAAGGCTATGACAATCCTATTGTTGGGTTAGTTGAAGGGGTGCAAAATTCAATTATATTTGGATTGATTATCTCAATTATCGCTTTTATAGTGTCACTTTTCTTAAAACGAGTCAGTACAGAGCAAGGAAAACAAGGAAATTAAGCATCAAAAAGACACTAAAACATGTACATATGTTTTGGTGTCTTTTTGCTGTCTAAACTAAAGTTCGAGCAAGGCGGAAACCAAGGTCTTCTATGCAAAATGATGGGTGACTTCGACGTCGACACGTGGATCCGCAGCCTCTTTCGTCTTCAGCCCAGCTTCCCCCGCGGAAAATTCTACAGGGACCGTATTCTTTTTCATCATATACATCCCAGCACCATTCCCAGACATTCCCTATCATATCGTATAAGCCCCACGCATTAGGCTCTTTTTTTCCTACTTTACAAAGTTCACCTCCTGAATTCTCTTTATACCAAGCAATATTATTAATATCTCCGTATCTATATCCGGCTGTTTCTGCTTTGCATGCAAATTGCCATTCTGCTTCTGATGGAAGGCGATACCCGTTTGCTTCCCAATCACAATTAATCCCTTCAAAAGTAGACGTATAACATCTCGATAATCCTGCTGCATCCGAAAGGAGATTACATAAATAAATCGCCTCATACCAAGAAAGATTAACAACTGGTTTTTGCTTATTTATTGAGGAGGTTTTCTTTGTTAGTAACTTATATTGTTCACCAGTTACAGGATACTGACCAAGAAGAAATGGTTCTATTTTAACACTCCAGTTCTTTTTTGTCCGGTCATCTCTTAATACTATTTCTCCACCTTGAATAGGAACCATAGGAAAGCGAAAATCCTTCTGTACACCACTCAATCTATCGGCCTCCTTACTAGTATTTACTTTATGGTGAATTTCTTAGTTTTTAATCATGACGTCGTTTTAGAGTTAAAAACTAGTCATATGTAGGTACATTGGTTTAAAGATGGGTTCACTGCGGGGACTCCTTTAATGTTAAATTTTGATAATATTATTCTCAATTGGATAATCGGGTTGGAATTAAGAAAGAGTCAGTATATAATGAATCTTGTATGTAATGATAATCATTTTCATTAAGAGGATTATTTAAAAATAGAAAATAGAATAAATGGGGATTATGAAATGAGATTATGGATGTTAGTAGTGGCAGCTGTTATCTTATCTTTCGTCTCACTGTTTATAGGAGCCATAGATATTAAGCCAACTGATTTATTGGATTTCCAATCAGATGAAGTTCACATTTTTCTGGTAAGTCGTTTACCACGATTAATGGCTATTATCTTAGCTGGTGCAGGTATGAGTATTGCCGGGTTGATTATGCAATCATTGAGCCGCAATAAATTCGTATCTCCTACAACAGCAGGTACGTTAGATGCAGCAAAATTAGGTATTGTTATAGCAATGATTTTTTTCACAAATGTTACATATATGCAGAAAATTATTTTCGGTTTTACCTTTGCCCTAGTTGGAACGTTTATCTTTATGCGTCTATTAGATCGCATTAAATTCAAAGATGTTATTTTTGTACCACTAATCGGTATTATGTACGGAAATATCATTTCATCAGTGACAACCTTTTTAGGCTATGAAGCAGAAATTTTACAAAACGTGAGTGCATTCTTTCTCGGTAGCTTTACTTTAGTTGTTTCCGGCCGCTATGAGTTACTGTATGTAGCAGTACCAGCAATCATTCTTGCTTATATTTTTGCGAATAAGTTCATGGTTGCGGGGATGGGCGAGGATTTTGCGAAGAACCTAGGTTTGAGCTATAAAACGGTATTGAATATCGGTCTCGTTTTAATTGCAGTTATTTCAACGACAGTCGTTTTAACCGTAGGTGTTATCCCATTCTTAGGATTGATTGTTCCTAATATCGTCTCGCTGTATCTAGGGGATAATTTACGCAAAACCATTCCTCATACTATTGTGCTTGGTGCCGTATTCCTCCTTGTATGTGATATTCTGAGCCGTATTGTTGTAGCTCCGTATGAAATTCCGGTTAATACAACGGTAGCGGTTATCGGTAGTGCAATCTTCTTAATCATGTTACTTAGGGGGAAAGCATATGCAAAGTAGTGTGAAGAAGGGTAATACAATAAAACTTTTAATTTTAGCAGTGATTGCGATTCTTTCAATTATTGGCTTCTTGTTTTACAACATTCAAGGCGGCTTTAGCTATGCCTTTCCGAAACGTGTAGTACGAGTTTGTGCGATGATTATCACAGGCGTTGCGATTGCGTATGCGACAGTTATGTTCCAAACAGTAACACGCAACCGAATTTTAACACCATCCATTATTGGTGTGGATTCGATGTATGAAGTAGTCCAAACGGTGCTTTATTTCTTCTTAGGATCAGCATCAGTGTTCGTAGTTGACCGTTATGTAAACTTTGGGACAGCAATTGTGGTGATGGTTATCTTCGCATTACTATTGTATCGTTTCTTATTCCGTGCAGATAAGTATCCAATTTTCCTTCTGCTATTGGCTGGGATGATTATCGGTACATTGCTAGGAAGCTTAGTGACATTTTTACAAGTCATCATCGATCCAATAGAATATTTGAGTCTTCAAAGTCGTTTATTTGCAAGCTTTACCAATGTGAAATCGGAACTTGTGGGAATTTCCGCAATTATTTTACTGGCTTGCTTCATTTATGGCAGCCGAATGATGCGTGATTTAGATGTGATGAATTTAGGTCGTGATACGGCAATTAACTTAGGTGTGAATTACGATAAAATCGTGTTGAATGTACTTGTATTGGCATCGATTTTACTGGCAACATCAACAGCCTTAGTGGGTCCGATTACCTTCTTGGGACTAATCGTATCAAACTTGGCTTATCAATTTTTAGTTACATACAAGCATTCTGTTCTAATCCTGGGAGCAAGTTTAATTAGTATTATTGCACTTGTTGGTGGTCAGTTCCTTGTACAGCACGTTTTCCATTTAAATACGACGCTTAGCGTTATTATCAACTTTATCGGTGGCGTATACTTCATTTACTTATTACTTAAAGAAAGTAGGGCAGCAGGATGATAGAAATTAAAGGATTAACAAAGTTTTTTGGTAAAAAGCCTGTTGTAGAAGATGTGTCGGTGAAGATTGAAACGGGTAAAATCACATCATTTATCGGACCAAATGGCGCTGGTAAATCGACGTTATTATCCATGGTTAGTCGCTTACTAGATTCAGATACTGGTGAAGTGTTATTAGATAATGACAATGTGAAAAAGATGAAGTCTCAAGATTTTGCGAAACGTGTCGCAATCTTGAAGCAATCCAACTTTATTAACGTGCGTCTAACGATTCGAGAACTTGTGGCATTCGGTCGTTACCCGTATTCAAAGGGACGTTTAACAAAAGAAGATAATGCTAAAGTAGACGAAGCTTTATCCTATATGAATTTAATCGATATGCAGGATAAATTTTTAGATGAGCTGTCCGGTGGTCAAAAACAACGTGCGTTTATTTCAATGGTGATTGCACAAGATACGGAATATATTCTACTGGATGAACCGTTGAATAATCTAGACATGAAGCACTCTGTCCAAATTATGAAAATTTTACGTAAGCTTGTTGATGAGTTAGGAAAGACGGTTGTTATCGTATTGCACGATATTAACTTTGCTTCTGTTTATTCAGATCGCATCGTTGCGCTTAAAGATGGTCGTCTCATAAAAGACGGCTTAACGAGTGAAATCATAAATTCTGAATCGCTTCGTGATGTGTATGATATGCACATCCCAGTTCAAGAACAGGATGGATGCCGAATCTGTGTCTATTTCCAATCACAATAATTTTTTGGAAAATATGTATTGACAATGGGAAAGAAAGTCAGCTAAGATTGAGGTATCTAATTGATAAAGATAATCACTCTCAATTGCGAAGGGTGTACAATTTTAGGAGGAGAACTTGAAAATGAAAAAATGGAGTATTTTAGCTGCAACTGCAGCGTTGACTTTAATGTTGGGTGCTTGTGGTACGGACGAGACTAAGGAAAAATCTTCTGGTGAAACAGAGCAGACTTCAACAGATAAAGAAACTTCAGCTGAATCAAATGCAGCATTCCCAATGACAGTTAAATCATTAACGGCAAGTAGTGAAGATCGTGAATCAGGCAGTTCAACTGTATTTGAAGATGTCACGTTCAAAGAACAACCTAAACGCATCGTAACACTAGATTACGGTTTCTTAGATACCCTTGATGCATTAGGGGTTGAAGGAATCGTTGGAGTTGCTGCTAATGGTGGTAAAGGGAATATTCCTGAACATTTAAAAGAAAAATACATAAACGATGACGTTACTGACGTCGGTTCTTTAAAAGAACTAAATTTAGAAGCAATAGCTGCAGCTGAGCCAGATGCCATTTTCATTTCTGGTCGTCAAACTTCTTACTATGAAGAGTTGAAAGAAATCACACCAAACGTAGTCTTTATCGGTTCTGATAACACGGACTACATCGGTGGTGTTAAAGAATCAGTTGATTTAGCTGCTAAAATCTTTGATAAAGAAGATGAAGCTAAAACACTGAATGATAACTTAGAAGCTAAAGTAGCTGAAGTTAAAGAAAAAGCTGCTGGTTACGGAAATGCTTTAGTAGCGATGTACAATGATAAGGCAATCTCTGGTTTTGATGATGGGAAAGAGTCTCGTTTCGCATATGT
The Peribacillus sp. FSL H8-0477 genome window above contains:
- the glmS gene encoding glutamine--fructose-6-phosphate transaminase (isomerizing), giving the protein MCGIVGYIGNTDAKEILLKGLEKLEYRGYDSAGIAVVTESGVQVFKEKGRIADLRSVVDETVLAHTGIGHTRWATHGVPSHNNAHPHQSTSGRLTLVHNGVIENYLGLKREYLEDVTFASDTDTEVIVMLIEKFVNDGLTVEAAFRKTLKLLKGSYALALLDNQNEDVIFVAKNKSPLLVGVGSDFNVVASDAMAMIQVTDQYLEIMDKEMVFVSKEKVTIKNLEGEEILRAPYTAEIDASDIEKGTYPHYMLKEIDEQPLVIRKIVQAYQNEEGKLTIDYNISEAVSEADRVYIVACGTSYHAGLIGKQFIEKMAKIPVEVHVASEFVYNMPILSEKPLFIFISQSGETADSRAVLVAIKELGYKSLTITNVQGSTLSREADFTMLLHAGPEIAVASTKAYTAQIAVLGILANVVAEFREQQVDFDLVKELGIIATVMEALCDSKEQFEEIAREYLAVTRNCFFIGRSLDYYVGLEGALKLKEISYIQAEGFAGGELKHGTIALIEEGTPIIAISTQNEVNLSIRGNVKEVVARGANPCIIAMKGLEEEDDRFVIPEVHELLSPLVSVIPLQLIAYYAALQRECDVDKPRNLAKSVTVE
- a CDS encoding ABC transporter permease, with amino-acid sequence MRLWMLVVAAVILSFVSLFIGAIDIKPTDLLDFQSDEVHIFLVSRLPRLMAIILAGAGMSIAGLIMQSLSRNKFVSPTTAGTLDAAKLGIVIAMIFFTNVTYMQKIIFGFTFALVGTFIFMRLLDRIKFKDVIFVPLIGIMYGNIISSVTTFLGYEAEILQNVSAFFLGSFTLVVSGRYELLYVAVPAIILAYIFANKFMVAGMGEDFAKNLGLSYKTVLNIGLVLIAVISTTVVLTVGVIPFLGLIVPNIVSLYLGDNLRKTIPHTIVLGAVFLLVCDILSRIVVAPYEIPVNTTVAVIGSAIFLIMLLRGKAYAK
- a CDS encoding formylglycine-generating enzyme family protein, with product MVPIQGGEIVLRDDRTKKNWSVKIEPFLLGQYPVTGEQYKLLTKKTSSINKQKPVVNLSWYEAIYLCNLLSDAAGLSRCYTSTFEGINCDWEANGYRLPSEAEWQFACKAETAGYRYGDINNIAWYKENSGGELCKVGKKEPNAWGLYDMIGNVWEWCWDVYDEKEYGPCRIFRGGSWAEDERGCGSTCRRRSHPSFCIEDLGFRLARTLV
- a CDS encoding iron chelate uptake ABC transporter family permease subunit — encoded protein: MQSSVKKGNTIKLLILAVIAILSIIGFLFYNIQGGFSYAFPKRVVRVCAMIITGVAIAYATVMFQTVTRNRILTPSIIGVDSMYEVVQTVLYFFLGSASVFVVDRYVNFGTAIVVMVIFALLLYRFLFRADKYPIFLLLLAGMIIGTLLGSLVTFLQVIIDPIEYLSLQSRLFASFTNVKSELVGISAIILLACFIYGSRMMRDLDVMNLGRDTAINLGVNYDKIVLNVLVLASILLATSTALVGPITFLGLIVSNLAYQFLVTYKHSVLILGASLISIIALVGGQFLVQHVFHLNTTLSVIINFIGGVYFIYLLLKESRAAG
- a CDS encoding siderophore ABC transporter substrate-binding protein gives rise to the protein MKKWSILAATAALTLMLGACGTDETKEKSSGETEQTSTDKETSAESNAAFPMTVKSLTASSEDRESGSSTVFEDVTFKEQPKRIVTLDYGFLDTLDALGVEGIVGVAANGGKGNIPEHLKEKYINDDVTDVGSLKELNLEAIAAAEPDAIFISGRQTSYYEELKEITPNVVFIGSDNTDYIGGVKESVDLAAKIFDKEDEAKTLNDNLEAKVAEVKEKAAGYGNALVAMYNDKAISGFDDGKESRFAYVYNDFGFKPATTNIETGSHGSDFSYESILKVDPEVLLVVDRGVESVDVLKGQIENDIIKKTRAYKEGKIVYLDGTNWYFSSNGITTEVEKMQEILDELK
- a CDS encoding YfiT family bacillithiol transferase, producing MDVRFPIGELQVPEKVTAESLHGWLKEIESYVSKLRETVNSLSDEELSKTYREGSWTVRQLVHHIADSQLNMYQRLKLALTDENPTVPAFDEEKWAVQPDTELPIESSIKMLEGLNERIVSLGHRLTEEQLERTFTHQVNGEVTVAKKIAKLAWHEEHHLAHIKIALSN
- a CDS encoding iron ABC transporter ATP-binding protein, which produces MIEIKGLTKFFGKKPVVEDVSVKIETGKITSFIGPNGAGKSTLLSMVSRLLDSDTGEVLLDNDNVKKMKSQDFAKRVAILKQSNFINVRLTIRELVAFGRYPYSKGRLTKEDNAKVDEALSYMNLIDMQDKFLDELSGGQKQRAFISMVIAQDTEYILLDEPLNNLDMKHSVQIMKILRKLVDELGKTVVIVLHDINFASVYSDRIVALKDGRLIKDGLTSEIINSESLRDVYDMHIPVQEQDGCRICVYFQSQ
- the glmM gene encoding phosphoglucosamine mutase; amino-acid sequence: MGKYFGTDGVRGVANSELTPELAFKLGRFGGYVLTKDTQRPKVLIGRDTRISGHMLEGALVAGLLSIGAEVMRLGVISTPGVAYLTKALSSEAGVMISASHNPVEDNGIKFFGPDGFKLSDAQENEIEALMDLSDDTLPRPVGENLGHVNDYFEGGQKYLQYLKQTIDEDFTGIHIALDCAHGATSSLATHLFADLDADISTMGASPNGLNINKGVGSTHPEALSAFLLEKGASIGLAFDGDGDRLIAIDEKGQIVDGDQIMYICARYMNDHNLLKHGTVVSTVMSNLGFYKGTEEHGIKSIQTAVGDRYVVEEMKKGGYNLGGEQSGHIIFLDHITTGDGLLTGLQLVNIMNMTKKSLSELAGEMKKFPQKLVNIRVTDKHGVTENEKVHAIISEVEAEMNGNGRILVRPSGTEPLVRVMAEAPTADQCETYVDRIAAVVKEEMGLAE
- a CDS encoding MDR family MFS transporter; this translates as MSNLYEKRNKIVLPFLIAAFFGLFNETALNMAFVEIAKDFGIETSTVQWLTTGYLLVLGIFVPVSSFLMQRFTTRQLFAASLTLSVIGTFIAAIAPNFAVLLIARVVQALGTAIVLPLMTTVVLLVYPAAKRGAAMGKIGLVIVFAPAIGPTLSGIILEQLSWHFIFWVTLPFLLIALFVGMRFIENVSEVRPTKLDFISFLLSTIGFGGVVYGFSISGERGTFLTTEVYIAVGVGLAALIIFTIRQLKLETPMLNVRVFKYPMFTLGVIIILAVMMTLLSVMVLLPIYLQNALMLAPMAAGLLLLPGGVVNAFMSVVAGNLFDKFGPKWMVLSGMLLAIISLLFLRMIDLDTTSIYIIMMHVILLIGISFIMMPAQTNGLNELPRELYTDGSAVMNTLQQVAGAIGTAVAVTIMSITQKGYDNPIVGLVEGVQNSIIFGLIISIIAFIVSLFLKRVSTEQGKQGN